One window of Corynebacterium sp. P3-F1 genomic DNA carries:
- a CDS encoding AEC family transporter: MLDVITGFAIIFVVIGAGYVLAQRGVIGDGEQRLMFNRVAYWVASPSLLFTTVAASDTSTFLSPVVVVVFLATAVTMAVFWIISAMFFTADVPTRMAGAASASYFNSVNIGLPIAVYVIGDATYVAPVLLMQMVIVSPVVIAGLDVNPESSGSRGKKVLTAVKTGLTAPVVLAPLAGLAVSAAGWTVPAPVMEPLEILGGASIPMILMSFGASLRGGSVLAPGPDRPATITASLLKLAFMPAAAWVLGLLAGLDSTALYAAVILSSLPTAQNVFNYTANYRAGETVARDTVFITTFASLPAMIAIALLFGKGF; the protein is encoded by the coding sequence GTGTTAGACGTCATCACCGGCTTCGCCATCATCTTCGTCGTCATCGGCGCGGGCTACGTCCTAGCCCAACGCGGTGTGATCGGCGACGGTGAGCAGCGCCTGATGTTCAACCGGGTCGCCTACTGGGTGGCGTCCCCGTCGCTGCTGTTCACCACGGTGGCCGCATCTGACACGTCGACGTTCCTCTCACCTGTTGTCGTGGTGGTGTTCCTGGCCACGGCAGTGACAATGGCGGTGTTCTGGATCATTTCGGCGATGTTCTTCACGGCGGATGTGCCGACGCGCATGGCGGGTGCGGCCTCGGCGAGCTATTTCAATTCGGTGAATATCGGGCTGCCCATCGCGGTCTACGTCATCGGCGACGCGACGTACGTCGCCCCGGTGCTGCTCATGCAGATGGTGATCGTCTCCCCCGTCGTCATCGCAGGATTGGACGTCAACCCGGAATCGAGTGGTTCGCGCGGGAAGAAAGTGCTCACAGCGGTGAAAACGGGCCTCACTGCCCCGGTGGTGCTCGCGCCGCTGGCGGGGCTGGCGGTCTCTGCCGCCGGTTGGACGGTGCCGGCGCCGGTGATGGAGCCGCTGGAGATTCTCGGCGGCGCGTCAATCCCGATGATCCTCATGAGCTTCGGTGCGAGCCTACGCGGCGGCAGCGTCCTGGCGCCAGGCCCGGACCGGCCCGCCACGATCACGGCATCGCTGCTCAAACTGGCATTCATGCCTGCCGCGGCCTGGGTGCTGGGCCTGCTCGCGGGACTCGACAGCACGGCGCTCTACGCGGCTGTGATCCTCTCGTCGTTGCCGACGGCGCAGAACGTGTTCAACTACACCGCCAATTACCGCGCGGGAGAGACCGTGGCCCGCGACACCGTCTTCATCACCACATTCGCTTCATTGCCCGCGATGATCGCCATCGCGCTGCTGTTCGGAAAAGGTTTCTAG
- a CDS encoding 1,4-dihydroxy-2-naphthoate polyprenyltransferase, translating into MSASDDSTPIPDDPNGSSGTNTAKEDTHSAHAARRDWWEAARPHTWFNALAPVIVGTGAAAFEFWLSLPLALLALIVAMGMIIGVNYANDYSDGIRGTDDDRTGPTRLTASGLARPEQVKLAAFISFGIAALAGLILAAVSAPWLILVGAACILAAWFYTGGKNPYGYRGFGELSVFVFFGLVAVLGTQYTQVGTISWVGVGCAVGVGAISAAINLANNIRDIPTDTEAGKRTLAVMLGDVRARRLFTVLTLTPFVITVFIGAAYTPTLLALAALPLALGSVLKVQRGASGAELIPVLGANGRAMLIWAVIMAGALIAGSPFMQLGQTVPYTDFGWTMDVPDSMMQS; encoded by the coding sequence ATGAGCGCGAGCGATGACAGCACCCCCATTCCCGACGATCCGAACGGTAGCTCCGGCACCAACACGGCGAAGGAAGACACCCATTCCGCTCACGCCGCCCGCCGGGACTGGTGGGAGGCGGCCCGCCCGCACACTTGGTTCAACGCACTCGCTCCCGTGATCGTGGGCACGGGCGCTGCCGCGTTCGAGTTCTGGCTCAGCTTGCCACTGGCGCTGTTGGCGCTCATCGTGGCCATGGGCATGATCATCGGTGTCAATTACGCCAACGACTACTCCGACGGCATCCGCGGCACGGACGACGACCGCACCGGCCCGACACGGCTGACCGCCTCCGGCTTGGCGCGCCCCGAACAGGTGAAGCTCGCGGCTTTCATCTCCTTCGGCATCGCGGCGTTGGCGGGATTGATTCTTGCGGCGGTGAGTGCGCCGTGGCTCATTCTCGTGGGTGCAGCGTGCATCCTCGCCGCCTGGTTCTACACAGGCGGGAAAAACCCGTACGGTTACCGCGGTTTCGGTGAGCTCTCCGTCTTCGTCTTCTTCGGTCTCGTAGCGGTGCTAGGCACGCAATACACGCAGGTCGGAACGATTTCGTGGGTGGGTGTCGGCTGCGCCGTCGGTGTCGGCGCGATCTCCGCGGCGATAAATTTGGCCAACAACATCCGCGACATTCCCACCGACACGGAAGCAGGAAAGCGCACACTTGCAGTGATGCTTGGCGACGTCCGCGCCCGCCGCCTCTTTACCGTCCTGACCCTGACTCCATTCGTGATCACGGTGTTCATCGGTGCCGCTTACACCCCCACCCTGCTGGCGCTTGCCGCCTTGCCGCTCGCACTCGGCTCGGTGCTGAAGGTGCAGCGCGGCGCGTCCGGAGCCGAGCTCATCCCGGTATTGGGCGCCAATGGCCGGGCGATGCTGATCTGGGCCGTCATCATGGCTGGCGCTCTTATCGCCGGGTCTCCGTTCATGCAGCTGGGTCAGACGGTCCCCTACACCGACTTCGGCTGGACCATGGACGTCCCCGACTCGATGATGCAGAGCTAG
- a CDS encoding glycosyltransferase yields the protein MWIDYAVRQILHTAGTLARQPGLLLATRARRLSFPELGQAGDADEHDTVISLTTHGKRLSTSVYCIASLLVGTRRLPVILWLDEEDYHGQWPRGLRNLQERGLTIRCSDGKYGPHTKYYGTFQEFAGTGTRVITVDDDMMYPRWFAEKLVNAADADPRCVVAYRAHTITLDENGMRPYKEWRATRTTEPSARHFATGVSGVAYPASMVDYVAELGTNFQDKAPRADDVWLNHCALRSEHLVRQVYPHPREFSVIPASQREALVHHNRWRGGNDAQIAATYTEGDVDKLQAAVPED from the coding sequence ATGTGGATCGACTATGCCGTCCGCCAAATCCTGCACACCGCAGGGACGCTTGCACGCCAGCCTGGCCTGCTCTTGGCCACCCGTGCGCGGCGGTTGTCGTTCCCTGAACTCGGCCAGGCAGGTGATGCAGACGAGCATGACACGGTCATTTCTCTGACCACGCACGGCAAACGCTTGTCCACCTCGGTGTACTGCATCGCGTCCCTGCTCGTGGGCACCCGCCGGCTTCCGGTCATTCTCTGGCTGGACGAGGAAGACTATCACGGCCAGTGGCCACGAGGCCTGCGCAACCTCCAAGAACGCGGGTTGACCATCCGTTGCTCGGACGGGAAGTACGGCCCGCACACGAAGTACTACGGCACATTCCAAGAATTCGCTGGCACCGGCACTCGAGTGATCACCGTCGATGACGACATGATGTACCCGCGCTGGTTCGCGGAGAAACTGGTCAACGCGGCGGACGCCGACCCCAGATGTGTGGTCGCGTACCGCGCCCACACAATCACTCTCGACGAGAACGGCATGCGTCCTTATAAGGAATGGCGGGCGACCCGTACCACCGAACCGTCGGCGCGCCACTTCGCCACCGGCGTTTCCGGTGTCGCGTATCCGGCGTCCATGGTCGATTACGTTGCGGAACTAGGAACGAACTTCCAGGACAAAGCACCGCGTGCCGACGACGTCTGGCTCAACCATTGCGCCCTCCGCTCCGAGCACCTGGTCCGGCAGGTGTACCCCCACCCCCGCGAATTCTCCGTTATCCCGGCAAGCCAGCGCGAAGCACTTGTCCACCACAACCGCTGGCGCGGCGGGAACGATGCGCAGATCGCCGCGACGTACACGGAGGGGGACGTCGATAAGCTCCAAGCCGCTGTCCCGGAGGATTAG
- the menE gene encoding o-succinylbenzoate--CoA ligase has translation MTRVPNILELLPVDLADPLAVMPDVEAAIAGQCAVLPVPKSDRHRAETLCTTMRAGHSIDDSVAAVLATSGSTGTPKGAELTPVNLVASADATHQFLGGPGQWLLAMPAHHIAGFQVLVRSMVAGVEPAFVDLTSGFHVSEFAARAEDLAATGERMYTALTPMQIDKTMSTLAGIEALRLFSAVLVGGGAIDPGMLTSAAKLRINVVTTYGSSETAGGCVYNGTPLAGAKVRVTGGRIYLGGPMIARGYRNLPDHEAFAEPGWYATSDAGELIGGTLRVTGRLDNIIETGGLKLQPEVLEFYMLGIDGVTAACVVGVPDPRYGNRICAVYTGTAAVSALMEAFDDLPRWQVPKDLRRVEELPQTGPGKVDRIAVRDLF, from the coding sequence ATGACGCGCGTGCCCAACATTCTCGAACTGCTCCCCGTGGACCTCGCTGACCCGCTGGCGGTCATGCCGGATGTGGAGGCCGCGATCGCGGGGCAGTGCGCGGTGCTGCCGGTACCGAAGTCTGACCGGCACCGCGCGGAGACCCTGTGCACCACAATGCGGGCGGGCCACTCTATCGACGATTCCGTAGCGGCGGTGCTGGCGACGTCCGGGTCAACGGGCACGCCGAAAGGAGCAGAGCTCACTCCCGTGAATCTGGTGGCCAGCGCCGACGCCACCCACCAGTTTCTGGGCGGGCCGGGACAGTGGCTGCTGGCCATGCCGGCCCACCACATCGCGGGCTTTCAGGTGCTGGTGCGGAGCATGGTCGCGGGCGTGGAACCAGCGTTTGTGGACCTCACCAGTGGCTTTCACGTCAGTGAATTCGCCGCGCGGGCCGAGGACCTCGCCGCCACGGGCGAACGGATGTACACCGCGCTCACCCCGATGCAAATAGACAAGACGATGAGCACACTCGCCGGGATCGAGGCACTCCGCCTGTTCAGCGCCGTCCTCGTCGGCGGCGGAGCGATCGACCCCGGGATGCTCACCTCAGCCGCGAAACTGCGCATCAATGTCGTCACCACATACGGCTCCTCCGAGACTGCCGGCGGCTGCGTCTACAACGGCACTCCCCTCGCCGGGGCGAAGGTGCGTGTCACCGGCGGCCGAATCTATCTCGGTGGCCCCATGATCGCCCGCGGTTACCGGAACCTGCCCGACCATGAGGCTTTTGCAGAGCCCGGCTGGTACGCCACCTCGGATGCGGGCGAGTTGATCGGCGGCACCCTGCGCGTCACCGGCCGCCTGGACAACATCATCGAGACCGGCGGTCTGAAACTACAGCCGGAGGTCCTCGAGTTCTACATGCTCGGCATCGATGGAGTTACCGCCGCCTGCGTCGTGGGAGTTCCAGACCCGCGCTACGGCAACCGAATCTGCGCTGTTTACACCGGCACCGCCGCGGTCAGCGCCCTGATGGAGGCATTCGACGACCTTCCCCGCTGGCAGGTTCCGAAGGACCTGCGCCGCGTCGAGGAATTGCCGCAGACCGGACCGGGCAAAGTCGACCGAATCGCAGTGCGAGACCTGTTCTGA
- a CDS encoding sensor histidine kinase: MRTGELVVSLLGALLALMHTALLFTGQREVADWVQTLLSWSFVAALTHWQRRPITASALMVGLNVAWSVLWMASPTNIGYTFWIVLVPLSVYTVRRHAISAAEGEHTSPPAVIIALTASLWCVISPFMWTWDERLVLFYRGPFDAAMMLGLHWSVIAVAYLLGANSAAEAESNMREARMREERIIAGREEERLNTARDIHDVLGHSLTLIKVQANAGLAAGTERESLELIRDAASDALRDIRLLVNGLRDKGPGVEPAGGVEEIPRIIERFRGAGMDITLDMPTDLDIPAVTAQAANRIMTEALTNALKHQVNPVTKVAVKAAVESGDVVVAVASTGRAEPRPGAGTGIVGMRERARATGGKLDITQENQREETTVTVTATLGV, encoded by the coding sequence ATGAGAACCGGTGAACTCGTGGTGTCCCTGTTGGGGGCCTTACTAGCGCTGATGCACACGGCGCTTCTCTTCACGGGTCAGCGCGAGGTGGCTGACTGGGTGCAGACGCTCCTTTCGTGGAGTTTCGTTGCAGCGTTGACCCATTGGCAGCGTCGCCCTATAACCGCGTCGGCGCTCATGGTCGGGTTGAATGTGGCGTGGTCGGTGCTGTGGATGGCGTCCCCGACAAATATCGGCTACACGTTCTGGATCGTCCTGGTGCCACTGTCGGTGTACACAGTGAGGCGTCATGCCATTTCCGCGGCCGAAGGAGAACACACCTCACCGCCGGCCGTGATCATCGCTCTCACAGCTTCATTGTGGTGCGTCATCTCCCCGTTCATGTGGACGTGGGATGAGCGTCTTGTCTTGTTCTACCGTGGGCCGTTCGATGCCGCCATGATGCTCGGCTTGCACTGGTCAGTCATCGCAGTTGCGTACCTGCTGGGCGCGAACAGTGCGGCGGAAGCGGAATCGAATATGCGAGAGGCCCGGATGCGGGAAGAACGGATCATCGCCGGGCGTGAAGAGGAACGCTTGAACACTGCCCGGGATATTCACGATGTACTCGGGCATTCGTTGACGCTGATCAAGGTGCAAGCGAATGCGGGGCTCGCTGCGGGTACTGAGCGTGAGTCGCTCGAGCTCATTCGCGACGCAGCCTCCGATGCTCTGCGGGACATCCGGTTGTTGGTGAACGGTCTGCGTGATAAGGGGCCGGGAGTTGAACCGGCAGGCGGTGTCGAAGAGATTCCCCGCATCATCGAGCGTTTCCGTGGTGCGGGAATGGACATCACACTCGATATGCCGACAGACCTCGACATCCCAGCAGTCACGGCGCAAGCGGCGAACCGGATCATGACTGAGGCGCTCACTAACGCGCTCAAGCACCAGGTGAATCCCGTGACCAAGGTGGCGGTGAAGGCTGCAGTGGAGTCGGGGGACGTCGTGGTGGCCGTCGCATCGACAGGCCGCGCGGAACCGCGCCCGGGCGCCGGAACGGGAATCGTCGGCATGCGGGAGCGTGCTCGTGCAACGGGCGGCAAGCTAGACATCACGCAGGAGAACCAACGCGAAGAAACCACGGTCACAGTAACCGCGACGTTAGGAGTGTGA
- a CDS encoding response regulator transcription factor — protein sequence MRVLLADDQPMLLSALTTILNTQPDIQVVAIASNGEEAVEQVKTVNIDVAVLDIRMPVLDGISAARHILPLGPKVIMLTTFDDDELVQAAIEAGVHGFLLKDAEPDVLADSVRTVARGESVLASGVTGRVLEWVRDGVDRGNALSVFERQALSLLTPREVEVLAEIGAGANNAEVAQRLFIAETTVKTHVKSLLAKLGARDRVALVLVAQRAGLVR from the coding sequence ATGCGCGTCCTGCTTGCCGACGATCAACCAATGCTCCTGTCGGCCTTGACCACCATCTTGAACACGCAGCCCGATATTCAGGTGGTTGCCATAGCCTCGAACGGTGAAGAGGCCGTGGAACAGGTGAAAACCGTCAACATTGATGTTGCTGTGCTGGACATACGGATGCCTGTGCTCGACGGAATCTCCGCCGCGCGCCATATCTTGCCGCTCGGACCCAAGGTAATCATGCTGACCACCTTCGACGACGATGAGCTGGTGCAGGCAGCGATTGAGGCCGGCGTCCACGGATTCCTTCTTAAAGACGCAGAGCCCGATGTGCTTGCCGACTCAGTGCGTACCGTTGCGCGCGGCGAGTCCGTCCTAGCCAGCGGGGTGACGGGACGGGTATTGGAGTGGGTGCGAGACGGCGTGGACAGAGGGAATGCTTTGAGTGTATTCGAACGTCAAGCGCTGTCGCTGCTCACTCCCCGGGAGGTGGAGGTGCTCGCGGAAATCGGCGCAGGAGCGAATAATGCAGAGGTTGCACAGCGGTTATTCATCGCGGAGACGACGGTGAAAACGCACGTGAAGAGCCTGCTGGCAAAGCTCGGCGCCCGCGACCGAGTAGCGCTGGTGCTCGTTGCCCAGCGCGCGGGGCTGGTTAGATGA
- a CDS encoding ATP-binding cassette domain-containing protein — protein sequence MNESHLACSDISVTFGGHEALKGVSLTTVPGRVHALLGPNGAGKSTLMSVLLGLIEPDAGVVTLMGERFDRRQLRFVGASINDPAFYGHLSARDNLRVHTTLLGLPDSEADRVIELVGLPSAGKKKASNFSTGMKGRLALAQALLGEPPVLVLDEPQNGLDPEGIAYLREYLKDYARAGRTVLVSSHQLGEVLHLADDATVIADGSVRFAGELRELGPNLEESFFQLTRGNAALGEVR from the coding sequence ATGAACGAATCACACCTTGCTTGCTCCGATATATCCGTGACCTTCGGCGGCCATGAAGCGTTGAAGGGGGTGTCGCTGACTACTGTGCCTGGGCGCGTGCACGCGTTGCTCGGTCCGAATGGTGCCGGCAAGTCGACGTTGATGTCCGTCCTCCTAGGGCTCATTGAGCCCGATGCAGGCGTGGTGACGCTCATGGGTGAAAGATTTGACCGCCGCCAGCTGAGATTCGTCGGAGCGTCGATCAACGACCCAGCGTTCTACGGCCACCTCAGCGCACGCGATAATTTGCGGGTGCACACGACGTTGCTTGGCCTGCCCGATTCAGAGGCTGACCGGGTGATTGAGCTCGTCGGCCTGCCTAGTGCAGGCAAAAAGAAAGCATCGAATTTCTCCACCGGCATGAAAGGGCGCTTAGCGCTTGCGCAGGCGCTGCTTGGAGAGCCGCCGGTGCTGGTACTCGACGAACCACAGAACGGCCTCGACCCGGAAGGTATTGCGTATTTGCGCGAGTACCTCAAAGACTATGCCCGCGCGGGGCGCACGGTTTTGGTCAGTTCACACCAGCTCGGCGAGGTATTGCACCTAGCTGACGATGCCACTGTCATTGCCGACGGTTCTGTGCGGTTTGCTGGCGAGTTGCGCGAGCTCGGGCCGAATCTGGAAGAATCTTTCTTCCAGCTCACCCGCGGCAATGCCGCGTTGGGGGAGGTGCGGTGA
- a CDS encoding 1,4-dihydroxy-2-naphthoyl-CoA synthase, which yields MSYSTAQPFDASQWRSIDTLEGENPDGFTDITYHRHVGKSRTDGIVRIAFDRPEVRNAFRPHTVDELYRALDHARRDPSIGVVLLTGNGPSPKDGGWAFCSGGDQRIRGRSGYQYATSHDDDVEAATADHVDEARVKAEGGRLHILEVQRLIRTMPKVVIAVVGGWAAGGGHSLHVVCDMTIASREEARFKQTDADVGSFDGGYGSAYLAKQVGQKFAREIFFLGRAYSAEDMHRMGAVNIVADHAELENEAIEVAREINGKSPTAQRMLKFAFNLLDDGLMGQQVFAGEATRLAYMTDEAVEGRDSFLEKRPPNWDEFPFYY from the coding sequence ATGTCCTACTCCACCGCCCAGCCATTCGACGCCTCCCAGTGGCGCTCCATCGACACCCTCGAAGGTGAAAACCCCGACGGCTTCACCGACATCACCTACCACCGCCACGTGGGTAAGAGCCGCACCGACGGGATCGTGCGCATCGCCTTCGACCGCCCGGAGGTGCGCAACGCCTTCCGCCCGCACACCGTCGACGAGCTCTACCGCGCCCTCGACCACGCGCGCCGCGACCCATCCATCGGCGTCGTTCTGCTCACCGGCAACGGCCCGTCTCCGAAGGACGGCGGCTGGGCGTTCTGCTCCGGCGGCGACCAGCGCATCCGCGGCCGCTCCGGCTACCAGTACGCGACCAGCCACGACGACGACGTCGAAGCCGCCACCGCCGACCACGTCGACGAGGCCCGCGTGAAAGCCGAGGGCGGCCGCCTGCATATTCTTGAGGTCCAGCGCCTCATCCGCACCATGCCCAAAGTGGTCATCGCCGTAGTGGGCGGCTGGGCCGCCGGCGGCGGACATTCCCTCCACGTCGTCTGCGACATGACCATCGCCTCCCGCGAGGAAGCCCGCTTCAAGCAGACCGACGCTGACGTCGGCTCCTTCGACGGCGGATACGGCTCCGCCTACCTGGCCAAACAAGTCGGCCAGAAATTCGCCCGCGAGATCTTCTTCCTCGGCCGCGCCTACTCCGCCGAAGACATGCACCGCATGGGCGCCGTGAACATCGTCGCCGACCACGCAGAGCTCGAAAACGAGGCAATCGAAGTCGCCCGCGAAATCAACGGCAAGTCCCCCACCGCCCAGCGCATGCTCAAGTTCGCATTCAATTTGCTTGACGACGGCCTCATGGGCCAACAAGTCTTCGCCGGCGAAGCCACCCGACTGGCGTACATGACCGACGAAGCCGTGGAAGGCCGCGACTCCTTCCTGGAGAAACGACCCCCGAACTGGGATGAGTTCCCGTTCTACTACTAG
- a CDS encoding type II toxin-antitoxin system Phd/YefM family antitoxin, producing MENINVHDAKTNFSRLLRRVEAGEELVISRNGSPVARMVPLEVDVARPLGFVDYTLPDTFFDDLPQEELEAWE from the coding sequence ATGGAAAACATCAACGTTCATGACGCGAAGACGAACTTCTCCCGGCTTCTCCGACGCGTGGAGGCTGGGGAGGAACTGGTGATCTCTCGTAACGGAAGTCCTGTGGCGCGGATGGTTCCGCTTGAGGTCGATGTGGCTCGCCCGCTCGGCTTCGTCGACTACACACTTCCGGACACTTTCTTCGACGATCTTCCCCAGGAGGAACTGGAGGCGTGGGAATGA
- a CDS encoding type II toxin-antitoxin system VapC family toxin, producing the protein MTKGDSYVLDTHAFMWGLTEPQRLGETAREVMSARENRLLVSAASAWEISAKFRLGKLPGADFIVRNFEGFVAELGAQPLEISTSHALLGGSLDWGHRDPFDRMLAAQSLIGGHRLISRDVVFSDVQGLEVIWD; encoded by the coding sequence ATGACAAAGGGGGACAGCTATGTCCTTGATACCCACGCGTTCATGTGGGGCCTGACGGAACCTCAGCGGCTGGGGGAGACAGCTCGTGAGGTGATGAGCGCGCGGGAGAACCGTCTCTTGGTTTCAGCAGCTTCGGCGTGGGAGATTTCGGCGAAGTTCAGGCTGGGGAAACTGCCCGGGGCAGATTTCATCGTGCGCAATTTCGAAGGATTCGTAGCTGAATTAGGGGCTCAACCCCTTGAGATTTCTACCTCCCATGCATTGCTGGGAGGAAGTTTGGACTGGGGGCACCGCGATCCGTTCGACCGAATGCTCGCCGCGCAGTCGCTGATTGGAGGCCACCGGCTCATCTCGCGCGATGTTGTCTTCAGTGACGTGCAAGGACTGGAAGTGATCTGGGATTGA